A region from the Solibacillus sp. FSL H8-0523 genome encodes:
- a CDS encoding FAD-dependent monooxygenase, translated as MNKKVDVCIVGGGPGGTLLANLLAKNNVSVLLVERTNDFAKAFRGEHLNEEGEHVLKQHGIYERIEQLGLLKMETLEYWHNGACIKSVFPDEQVGHLGIHVPQAHLLEAILEQAKSYPSFDYELNTTVKELIQNEQGHYTAVRAVQNGKECTIEAQLIIGADGRYSSIRKLANLDTTIRSHGYDLLWARIPAPENWSPSIKMALIDEMQISIFTQAKGFVQIGWNIEKGSFPQLRKQPFTPFIEKLCRAFPQLEATVTKHITSWKDFVMLDVFSSTSKEWEKDGVVLIGDAVHTMTPTGAYGLNSALMDAHILAQVLLEKEPFDYVSCATQRKQQIEKIQALQIEKEQKFSEAFVVLS; from the coding sequence ATGAATAAAAAGGTCGATGTTTGTATCGTTGGTGGGGGTCCAGGTGGTACGCTACTAGCTAATTTACTTGCCAAAAACAATGTATCGGTGTTACTCGTAGAGCGCACGAACGATTTTGCCAAAGCATTTCGCGGGGAGCATTTAAATGAAGAAGGCGAGCACGTGTTAAAACAGCACGGTATTTATGAGCGTATTGAACAGCTGGGACTGTTAAAAATGGAAACTCTAGAGTATTGGCATAACGGGGCTTGTATTAAAAGTGTTTTCCCCGATGAACAGGTCGGTCATTTAGGTATTCACGTACCACAAGCGCATTTACTTGAGGCGATTTTAGAGCAGGCAAAAAGCTACCCGTCGTTTGATTATGAGCTAAATACAACCGTAAAAGAGCTTATTCAAAATGAGCAGGGCCATTATACAGCAGTGCGCGCGGTGCAAAATGGTAAGGAATGTACAATCGAAGCACAGCTCATTATTGGCGCAGATGGTCGCTATTCAAGTATTCGTAAATTAGCGAATTTAGATACGACCATTCGGAGTCATGGCTATGACCTGTTATGGGCGCGAATTCCAGCTCCTGAAAACTGGAGCCCTTCTATTAAAATGGCACTTATTGATGAGATGCAAATATCGATTTTTACACAGGCAAAAGGCTTTGTACAAATTGGCTGGAACATCGAAAAAGGAAGCTTCCCGCAATTACGCAAACAACCCTTTACGCCATTTATCGAAAAGCTATGTCGTGCATTTCCACAACTGGAAGCTACTGTAACGAAACACATTACCTCTTGGAAAGACTTTGTTATGCTTGATGTATTTAGTAGTACATCAAAGGAGTGGGAGAAAGACGGTGTGGTGTTAATTGGGGATGCAGTCCATACGATGACGCCGACCGGAGCGTATGGTTTGAACAGTGCCTTAATGGATGCACATATTTTAGCGCAAGTGTTACTCGAAAAAGAACCATTTGATTATGTCAGCTGTGCAACGCAGCGCAAACAACAAATTGAAAAAATACAGGCACTACAAATTGAAAAAGAACAAAAGTTTAGTGAAGCTTTTGTTGTACTGAGTTAG
- the ribD gene encoding bifunctional diaminohydroxyphosphoribosylaminopyrimidine deaminase/5-amino-6-(5-phosphoribosylamino)uracil reductase RibD, translating into MKTDRDYMQLALDLAASAKGNTNPNPLVGAVLVKDDVIIGSGLHRKAGEPHAEVHAFRMAGEQAQGATLYVTLEPCSHFGKTPPCANLVKESKVARVVVAMQDPNPSVAGRGIQLLRDAGIEVEVGLLEQQARKVNERFIHNMLTERPFVVSKFAMTLDGKIAAHNGHSQWITSEEARKDVHEIRHEVDGILVGVNTVLKDNPKLTTRLEQRVGRNPIRVVLDRKLQTPLDAHIAKTNEARTVIVTAFDAPEEKAIALEKQGVAIIRVANTAGGLDIEATLKALYHFGITHLLVEGGGAVNASFLRSGFIDQYIVYVAPKVLGGVHSITPFTGEDVDSIDLAAQLQFEEVTQIGPDLRIIAYPKQVKADE; encoded by the coding sequence ATGAAAACAGACCGTGACTATATGCAGTTAGCGCTCGATTTAGCAGCGAGTGCAAAAGGAAATACCAATCCGAATCCACTTGTTGGTGCCGTACTTGTAAAGGACGACGTGATAATCGGTTCAGGACTACACCGCAAAGCAGGGGAGCCACATGCAGAAGTACACGCATTTCGTATGGCAGGTGAGCAGGCACAAGGGGCAACACTTTATGTCACATTGGAGCCCTGCTCACATTTCGGGAAAACACCACCTTGTGCGAATTTAGTGAAAGAGTCGAAAGTGGCCCGAGTTGTGGTAGCGATGCAAGACCCGAACCCATCTGTTGCAGGACGTGGGATTCAGCTTCTGCGCGATGCAGGTATTGAAGTTGAGGTTGGTTTACTGGAGCAACAAGCACGTAAAGTAAATGAACGCTTCATTCATAATATGCTAACTGAACGCCCATTTGTCGTATCGAAATTTGCGATGACATTAGACGGCAAAATTGCTGCACATAATGGTCATTCCCAGTGGATTACATCAGAAGAGGCACGAAAAGACGTACACGAAATCCGTCATGAAGTCGATGGGATTTTAGTCGGTGTAAATACCGTACTCAAAGATAATCCAAAATTAACAACACGCCTTGAGCAGAGAGTGGGCCGCAATCCGATTCGCGTTGTGTTAGATCGTAAGCTACAAACACCGCTAGACGCGCATATCGCTAAGACGAATGAAGCGCGTACAGTTATTGTGACGGCCTTTGATGCACCAGAAGAAAAAGCGATTGCCCTTGAAAAACAAGGTGTTGCCATCATTCGTGTTGCGAACACTGCCGGTGGATTAGATATTGAAGCAACTTTAAAAGCGTTATACCATTTCGGCATTACTCATTTACTTGTTGAAGGTGGTGGCGCGGTCAATGCGTCATTTTTACGCAGCGGTTTCATCGATCAATACATTGTCTACGTTGCACCAAAAGTATTAGGAGGCGTGCATTCGATTACACCATTTACAGGGGAAGACGTCGATTCAATCGATTTAGCTGCGCAATTGCAGTTTGAAGAAGTGACACAAATTGGTCCAGATTTACGCATCATCGCCTACCCAAAACAGGTGAAGGCAGATGAATAA
- a CDS encoding GTP cyclohydrolase II, with the protein MVIKMKNPIDILNEKIRFVVRNDSQNLALVGPVKMPVKQDDFEATFNWYSWQAVDQSKTKQQMIDDLPTMNLAFGQQSSVLVYGDFENRDDALVRMHSICHTGDIFGSQRCDCGYQLHESMRMIAEHGCGAIFYLADHEGRGIGLFSKSLAYLLQEDDFDTVQANHALGFEDDTRSYEDALKILESMRKKPVTLITNNPKKLAALKAHGLAASGHVPIWGGLTKTNAHYLQTKVEKSGHLGEAKKLTM; encoded by the coding sequence ATGGTGATAAAAATGAAAAATCCTATTGATATTCTAAATGAAAAAATCCGCTTTGTCGTGCGTAACGACTCACAAAATTTAGCCTTAGTTGGTCCGGTGAAGATGCCGGTGAAACAAGATGATTTTGAAGCAACTTTTAACTGGTATTCTTGGCAAGCAGTTGACCAAAGTAAAACAAAACAACAAATGATTGATGACCTGCCAACGATGAATCTCGCATTTGGTCAGCAGTCTTCTGTTTTAGTATATGGTGATTTTGAAAATCGTGACGATGCACTTGTTCGTATGCACAGTATTTGTCATACGGGAGATATTTTTGGCTCACAGCGCTGTGATTGTGGCTATCAATTACATGAATCGATGAGAATGATTGCCGAGCATGGCTGCGGAGCGATTTTCTATTTAGCAGATCACGAAGGGCGCGGCATCGGCCTATTCTCAAAATCTCTTGCTTACCTTTTGCAAGAAGATGATTTTGATACGGTGCAAGCAAACCATGCGTTAGGCTTTGAAGATGATACGCGTTCATATGAAGACGCGCTTAAAATTTTAGAAAGTATGCGAAAAAAACCGGTCACGCTCATTACAAACAATCCGAAAAAATTAGCAGCACTAAAAGCGCATGGTTTAGCAGCAAGTGGTCATGTACCCATTTGGGGCGGTTTAACAAAGACAAACGCGCATTATCTACAAACTAAAGTTGAAAAATCAGGCCACTTAGGCGAAGCGAAAAAGTTAACAATGTAA